A single genomic interval of Ruminococcus sp. NK3A76 harbors:
- a CDS encoding U32 family peptidase: protein MAEVLSPCGGYETLEAVLRTGTDAVYLGSRHFSARASAHNFDEGELERAVYECHRRGVKLYQAINTLVTDDELPLLISEIETACRLGIDGIITQDLSIPYIVRECCPKLPIHASTQMTVHTAAGVRAVKALGFCRAVLSRELPGDIIKSLASLGIETEVFVHGALCMSVSGQCYMSAVIGQRSANRGMCAQACRLPASAVRGSERYDLSLKDMSYIPFIKELDDMGVTSLKIEGRMKRPEYVAAAANACNTALSGGVPDMKTLSDVFSREGFTDGYYYRKTGREMFGTRTKENVRAANDAIPKIHELYRTQHKYAQVSFSLYAHEGEPARLTAYDEGGTAVTVTGDTVQTALKRPLDIEYITSQLSKLGDTIYSLGEVSADISQSAMIPASQLNALRREACSLLDRERAAAKTKVYEFSPFKFKPEPHGRQDKQLRIFVSDVSQIDGADISGVSLVCIPLGQEKKALAAGIAAERLAVVCDRFTFDEQGLTERLRAAHQAGINRLIATNIAHIQLGKDLGMRVSADYGLNITNSVSAQVLCDMGAEDITLSFELKAGKLRQISSPVPVGVFAYGRLPLMLTVNCPVRQAVGCKGCKMELYDRTGRVFKIKCRKECGYVEILNSDLLVMSDRLSEFDGVDFLSLYFTDESAKRVGEVISAYRSGSALEEKNITRGLYFRGLIQKEENK from the coding sequence ATGGCAGAGGTGCTTTCCCCCTGCGGAGGGTATGAGACACTCGAAGCAGTGCTCAGAACAGGCACAGATGCGGTCTACCTCGGCTCACGGCATTTCAGTGCGAGAGCGTCGGCGCATAACTTTGATGAGGGCGAGCTTGAACGTGCGGTCTATGAATGTCACAGGCGTGGGGTCAAGCTCTATCAGGCGATAAATACCTTGGTCACCGACGACGAGCTGCCGCTGCTGATAAGTGAGATAGAAACGGCGTGCAGGCTTGGTATCGACGGCATCATCACGCAGGACTTAAGCATTCCTTACATCGTAAGAGAATGCTGCCCCAAGCTGCCTATCCACGCATCGACTCAGATGACAGTTCATACTGCGGCAGGTGTCAGGGCGGTCAAAGCGCTCGGCTTCTGCCGTGCCGTGCTTTCAAGAGAGCTTCCGGGCGACATTATAAAAAGCCTTGCCTCGCTCGGCATCGAGACTGAGGTGTTCGTTCACGGGGCTTTGTGTATGTCCGTTTCGGGGCAGTGCTATATGAGCGCCGTCATCGGCCAAAGAAGTGCAAACCGTGGTATGTGCGCTCAGGCGTGCAGGCTGCCGGCAAGCGCTGTAAGGGGCAGCGAGAGGTATGACCTGTCGCTCAAGGATATGTCGTATATCCCGTTTATAAAAGAGCTTGACGATATGGGCGTCACCTCGCTTAAGATAGAGGGCAGAATGAAGCGCCCCGAGTATGTCGCAGCGGCGGCAAATGCCTGCAACACGGCACTTTCAGGCGGCGTGCCCGATATGAAGACGCTCTCGGATGTCTTTTCCCGTGAGGGCTTTACCGACGGGTATTATTACAGGAAGACAGGCCGTGAGATGTTCGGCACACGCACAAAGGAAAACGTCAGGGCGGCAAACGATGCCATACCGAAGATACACGAGCTCTACCGCACGCAGCATAAGTATGCACAGGTGAGCTTTTCGCTCTATGCCCACGAGGGCGAGCCGGCAAGGCTCACAGCATATGACGAGGGCGGCACCGCCGTCACCGTGACGGGGGATACCGTGCAGACGGCACTTAAGCGCCCGCTTGATATAGAATACATCACATCACAGCTCTCAAAGCTCGGCGATACGATTTATTCGCTCGGCGAGGTGAGTGCCGATATCTCGCAAAGTGCTATGATACCGGCATCGCAGCTCAACGCTCTGCGACGTGAGGCGTGCAGCTTGCTTGACAGGGAGCGTGCGGCTGCGAAAACGAAAGTGTACGAATTTTCACCCTTTAAATTCAAGCCTGAGCCTCACGGCAGGCAGGATAAGCAGCTCAGGATATTTGTAAGCGATGTATCGCAAATAGACGGTGCCGACATAAGCGGCGTGTCGCTTGTGTGTATACCGCTCGGGCAGGAGAAAAAAGCGCTTGCTGCCGGGATAGCTGCTGAAAGGCTCGCTGTCGTGTGCGACAGGTTCACATTCGACGAGCAGGGGCTCACAGAGCGGCTGAGGGCGGCGCATCAGGCAGGGATAAACAGGCTCATAGCGACAAATATTGCGCATATACAGCTTGGAAAAGACCTTGGCATGAGAGTGTCGGCTGACTACGGGCTGAACATAACAAACTCCGTCTCGGCGCAGGTGCTTTGTGACATGGGCGCAGAGGATATCACCCTGTCGTTCGAGCTGAAAGCCGGAAAACTCAGGCAGATAAGCTCGCCTGTGCCTGTGGGCGTGTTTGCTTACGGGCGGCTGCCGCTGATGCTCACAGTCAACTGCCCGGTAAGGCAGGCTGTCGGCTGCAAGGGCTGCAAAATGGAGCTTTATGACCGCACAGGCAGGGTATTCAAGATAAAATGCCGGAAGGAGTGCGGCTATGTCGAGATACTCAATTCAGACCTGCTCGTTATGAGCGACAGGCTGAGTGAATTTGACGGGGTCGATTTCCTGTCGCTGTATTTTACTGACGAAAGTGCAAAGCGTGTGGGTGAGGTCATATCGGCCTACCGCAGCGGCAGCGCACTTGAAGAAAAAAACATCACCCGGGGATTATATTTCAGAGGGCTGATACAGAAAGAGGAAAACAAATGA
- the zapA gene encoding cell division protein ZapA — MKNKVLVKIYGRDYLLATEESQGYSDRLADMLNEKLRKAMTGKSELSRLDGAMLVALEALDEAYKNRQSIDNIRGQIKDYVEAADKAKAEAENVKKDCAQKLAKAEKQVSELEARCKKLEEEGRIAVQNASKIAAGTNLYMDKSNKQTEQIRELSTKLTTIEAEKATMNAAMKRVENEKAVLDGAMRKLENENKSLNEAIDKYEKGSAVFMDKADKLESENNKLRENMKQFERENAFLKEKINQLEAEKAPAVKQPSRVTLAGLTQNNSGKGNK; from the coding sequence ATGAAAAACAAGGTCTTGGTAAAAATCTACGGCAGGGATTATCTGCTCGCAACTGAGGAATCGCAGGGCTATTCCGACAGGCTGGCCGATATGCTCAACGAAAAGCTCAGAAAGGCTATGACAGGCAAGAGCGAGCTCTCACGCCTTGACGGTGCGATGCTTGTGGCTTTAGAAGCACTTGACGAGGCTTACAAGAACCGCCAGAGCATAGACAACATAAGAGGCCAGATAAAGGATTACGTTGAAGCCGCAGACAAGGCAAAGGCTGAGGCTGAGAATGTAAAGAAGGACTGCGCCCAAAAGCTCGCAAAGGCCGAGAAGCAGGTGAGCGAGCTCGAAGCAAGGTGCAAAAAGCTCGAGGAGGAGGGCAGGATAGCCGTCCAGAATGCAAGCAAGATAGCTGCCGGCACTAATCTTTATATGGATAAGTCCAACAAGCAGACCGAGCAGATAAGAGAGCTCAGCACCAAGCTCACCACGATAGAGGCTGAGAAGGCCACCATGAACGCTGCCATGAAGCGTGTGGAGAACGAAAAGGCAGTGCTCGACGGGGCTATGAGAAAGCTCGAAAACGAGAACAAGTCGCTTAACGAGGCGATAGATAAATATGAAAAGGGCAGCGCTGTCTTCATGGACAAGGCTGACAAGCTGGAGAGCGAGAACAACAAGCTCAGAGAGAATATGAAGCAGTTTGAGCGTGAGAATGCATTCCTTAAGGAGAAGATAAACCAGCTGGAGGCTGAGAAAGCCCCTGCTGTAAAGCAGCCGAGCCGTGTTACACTTGCAGGGCTGACACAGAATAACTCCGGCAAGGGCAATAAATAA
- a CDS encoding chemotaxis protein CheA: MAKFEAGMEAMLDTFVFETSSLLEELDDILMRTENDELLPDDIAEIFRVMHTIKGSSAMMGLQNMSKLAHSVEDLFYIIREDNSVQYDKPAMYELLFAASDSLKNEIDVIQDDSQELTDFTELMNKIRAFAAVMKGEDGAAAAGGKDEGGFDLASIFPEDEPEEVMTAKVTFFEECMMPTIRGLILVRNLGDIAEVCGTYPPDLNDDKSGAEILKNGLFIKFVTDSNEAVLDKLQNGIDVDKAELITRPAAGASSGAAPSGNIPDGVFADDEPEELLTVRVTFDEECMMPTIRALILVKSLGDIAEVCGTYPPDLNDDKSGDAIMKDGLFIKLVTDDINAVTEQLKKGLNVVSAESVTKPDKSAAPAAPTPQAAAPSQAAAPAAEQKPEAKKAAPAPKKPGGSGEKTSSIISVKLEKLDKLLDLVAEIVITESMVISSPDLKNVSTNLDRFQKSSRDLKKLTDELQDVVMSIRMVPVSNAFSKMTRVVRDMNKTLGKGVTLVFEGEETEVDKSIVDILNDPLMHIVRNAVDHGIETPDERKASGKTEPPTVTLSAGYDSGEVVISCRDNGAGMDRNKLLAKGRKNGILTKPESEYTDREAFSLIMAAGFSTNEVVTEYSGRGVGMDVVRKNIESVGGKLYVDSKLGEGSTFTIKIPLSLSIIDVMGIDVAGYNFSIPKNIIVELFRATPDMLMENDTLIMRRGMCLPLYRMSRIFGVPGENKPLTDGVILLCDADGRKACFFADRLIADQQVVVKPFSVLLSQYKLKEQGLSGCSVLGDGSITTILDMKEIIGNLEESEGR, encoded by the coding sequence TTGGCTAAATTCGAGGCCGGCATGGAGGCCATGCTTGATACCTTTGTGTTTGAAACGTCCTCGCTCCTTGAAGAGCTTGACGATATACTGATGAGAACGGAGAATGACGAGCTGCTGCCCGATGATATCGCCGAGATATTCCGTGTCATGCACACGATAAAGGGCTCGAGCGCTATGATGGGCTTGCAGAATATGTCAAAGCTCGCCCACTCGGTAGAGGACCTTTTCTATATAATCCGTGAGGACAACTCGGTGCAGTACGACAAGCCTGCCATGTACGAGCTGCTTTTCGCTGCATCTGACAGCCTAAAAAACGAGATAGACGTTATCCAGGACGACTCGCAGGAGCTCACAGACTTTACAGAGCTCATGAACAAGATAAGAGCCTTCGCAGCCGTGATGAAGGGCGAGGACGGTGCTGCCGCAGCAGGCGGTAAGGACGAGGGCGGCTTTGACCTTGCATCTATCTTCCCGGAGGACGAGCCGGAGGAGGTCATGACCGCAAAGGTCACATTCTTCGAGGAATGCATGATGCCCACTATCCGAGGGCTGATACTCGTGCGCAACTTAGGCGACATAGCAGAGGTCTGCGGCACATACCCTCCCGACCTCAATGACGACAAATCAGGTGCCGAGATACTCAAAAACGGCCTGTTCATAAAATTTGTGACCGACAGCAACGAGGCAGTGCTCGACAAGCTGCAAAACGGCATAGACGTTGACAAGGCAGAGCTTATCACAAGGCCTGCTGCCGGGGCTTCATCAGGTGCAGCGCCTTCCGGCAATATCCCAGACGGTGTGTTTGCCGACGACGAGCCTGAGGAGCTTCTGACCGTGAGAGTGACCTTTGACGAGGAGTGCATGATGCCGACTATCAGAGCGCTCATTCTCGTAAAGAGCTTAGGCGACATAGCAGAGGTCTGCGGCACATATCCGCCTGACCTGAATGACGACAAGTCCGGCGATGCGATAATGAAAGACGGGCTGTTTATCAAGCTCGTAACAGACGATATAAACGCCGTCACAGAGCAGCTCAAAAAAGGCCTGAACGTAGTATCAGCCGAGTCTGTGACAAAACCCGACAAGAGTGCTGCCCCGGCAGCCCCCACACCGCAGGCAGCTGCTCCCTCACAGGCAGCAGCCCCGGCCGCAGAACAAAAGCCGGAAGCCAAAAAGGCCGCCCCCGCACCCAAAAAGCCCGGCGGCAGCGGTGAGAAGACATCGAGCATCATATCAGTCAAGCTCGAAAAGCTCGACAAGCTGCTCGACCTCGTGGCGGAGATAGTTATCACCGAATCAATGGTAATATCAAGCCCTGACCTTAAAAACGTCAGCACAAACCTTGACAGGTTCCAGAAATCCTCCCGTGACCTCAAAAAGCTCACCGACGAGCTTCAGGACGTGGTAATGAGCATCAGAATGGTGCCTGTATCGAACGCATTCTCCAAGATGACGAGAGTTGTGCGTGACATGAACAAGACGCTCGGCAAGGGGGTAACGCTGGTATTTGAGGGCGAGGAAACAGAAGTTGACAAGTCGATAGTCGATATCTTGAACGACCCGCTCATGCACATAGTTAGAAACGCCGTAGACCACGGCATCGAGACTCCCGACGAAAGAAAGGCTTCAGGCAAGACCGAGCCGCCCACCGTCACCCTCTCGGCAGGGTATGACTCGGGCGAGGTCGTGATATCGTGCCGTGACAACGGTGCCGGCATGGACAGGAACAAGCTGCTTGCAAAGGGCAGAAAGAACGGCATACTCACAAAGCCCGAGAGCGAATACACCGACAGAGAGGCTTTCTCACTCATCATGGCGGCAGGCTTCTCGACCAACGAGGTGGTCACCGAATATTCAGGCCGTGGCGTTGGTATGGACGTTGTAAGAAAGAACATCGAGTCAGTCGGCGGCAAGCTGTATGTTGACTCAAAGCTCGGCGAGGGCTCGACATTCACCATAAAGATACCGCTCTCGCTGTCTATCATAGACGTAATGGGCATAGACGTTGCAGGGTATAATTTCTCGATACCCAAGAATATAATAGTCGAGCTTTTCAGGGCGACACCCGATATGCTCATGGAAAACGACACGCTTATCATGCGCCGTGGTATGTGCCTGCCGCTCTACAGAATGAGCCGCATCTTCGGCGTGCCCGGCGAGAACAAGCCGCTGACCGACGGAGTTATACTTCTTTGCGATGCCGACGGCAGAAAGGCCTGCTTCTTTGCCGACAGGCTGATAGCCGACCAGCAGGTGGTAGTAAAGCCCTTCTCGGTGCTGCTCTCGCAGTACAAGCTAAAGGAGCAGGGGCTCTCGGGCTGCTCGGTGCTGGGTGACGGCTCAATAACGACGATTCTCGACATGAAAGAGATAATAGGTAATTTGGAGGAGAGTGAAGGCAGATGA
- a CDS encoding chemotaxis protein CheW, with translation MSEEKNVTLDDLSGQIMTFTCSGDIYAFDIKDITDIIEIPEITKIPKLPDFLLGVINLRGQVVPVMDFNLRIGKPKQEYDEKTCIIVTERDKANIGVIVNRVLDVERVTAEEIIPYPKKGSVIRGLLDRGGTRTALIDWNELVGLDSQ, from the coding sequence ATGAGTGAAGAAAAAAATGTAACTCTTGATGATCTCAGCGGCCAGATAATGACCTTCACCTGCAGCGGTGATATATACGCCTTTGATATCAAGGACATAACCGATATCATCGAGATACCTGAGATAACCAAGATACCCAAGCTGCCGGATTTTCTGCTGGGCGTTATAAACCTGCGCGGCCAGGTGGTGCCAGTTATGGACTTCAACCTGCGCATAGGCAAGCCCAAGCAGGAATACGATGAAAAGACCTGCATCATCGTCACCGAGCGTGACAAGGCAAACATCGGCGTGATAGTAAACCGTGTGCTCGATGTTGAAAGGGTCACGGCAGAGGAGATAATCCCCTACCCGAAGAAAGGCTCTGTGATAAGAGGCCTGCTCGACCGTGGCGGCACACGCACAGCACTTATCGACTGGAACGAGCTGGTGGGACTTGACAGTCAATAG
- a CDS encoding protein-glutamate O-methyltransferase CheR, producing MQILDCDFERLVTFVKFKYGINLQDKKFLVETRLSNYILDCGFRDFSDYCTALYNDTTGREVANMINRITTNHTYFMRETEHFDHFMNVFLADAVKTREDKTLAIWSAGCSFGNEPYNLAMCANEFLGAAKKQWDCRILATDVSFHALRNAKNGMYPEQDLEQLPPGWREKYFVKKAKGIYQVTDEIRSDVIFKYHNLMEPIEFKRKFDLILCRNVMIYFDERTKSMLCRRFYDASAEGGYLYIGHAESAPENMMYRKVRTAIYQKITHGGGEG from the coding sequence ATGCAGATACTTGACTGTGATTTCGAGCGTCTGGTGACGTTTGTAAAATTCAAATACGGCATAAATTTGCAGGATAAGAAATTCCTTGTTGAAACAAGGCTCTCAAACTACATACTTGACTGCGGCTTCCGTGATTTTTCCGATTACTGCACGGCGCTCTACAACGACACGACCGGCAGAGAAGTCGCCAACATGATAAACAGGATAACGACAAATCACACATACTTCATGCGTGAGACCGAGCATTTTGACCACTTCATGAACGTCTTTCTCGCCGATGCGGTAAAGACAAGGGAGGACAAGACGCTCGCTATATGGAGCGCAGGCTGCTCGTTCGGCAACGAGCCCTACAACCTTGCCATGTGCGCAAACGAGTTCCTGGGTGCTGCGAAAAAGCAGTGGGACTGCCGCATACTTGCAACTGACGTATCCTTCCACGCACTGAGAAACGCCAAGAACGGTATGTACCCCGAGCAGGACTTAGAGCAGCTGCCCCCCGGCTGGCGTGAGAAATACTTTGTAAAGAAGGCCAAGGGCATCTATCAGGTAACAGACGAGATAAGAAGCGATGTCATATTCAAATATCATAACCTTATGGAGCCGATAGAGTTCAAGCGCAAGTTTGACCTCATATTATGCCGCAATGTTATGATATACTTTGACGAGCGCACAAAAAGTATGCTTTGCAGGCGCTTTTACGATGCGTCGGCCGAGGGGGGCTACCTCTACATAGGCCATGCTGAGAGTGCGCCCGAGAATATGATGTACCGCAAGGTCAGGACTGCTATCTATCAGAAAATAACACACGGCGGAGGTGAAGGCTGA